A genomic region of Glycine max cultivar Williams 82 chromosome 15, Glycine_max_v4.0, whole genome shotgun sequence contains the following coding sequences:
- the LOC100796090 gene encoding zinc finger CCCH domain-containing protein 48 isoform X2, protein MDTKFARRTERIGRTTCSYWRAGKCNRNPCRFVHIETPSPPAACGYGNTAYSYGKKPHSSSENTPKYGSKKALLRDNGDRGDATRVAKAFKKSSPRICKYWINNNCVHGEQCLYLHSWFRGDGFSTVTKLQEHKKVITGIALPVGSDKLYSGSTDGTVRIWDCHTGQCAKVINLGAEVTSLISEGSWIFVGLQNAVKAWNIQTMSEFTLDGPKGRVRAMTVGNNTLFAGAEDGVIFAWRGSSKADSPFELVASLTGHTKAVVCLAVGCKMLYSGSMDQSIKVWDMDTLQCTMTLNDHTDAVTSLICWDQYLLSSSSDRTIKVWACIEAGSLEVIYTHTEENGVVSLFGMPDAEGKPILFSSCRDNSVHIFSERGRLFAKKDVALIELGPGGLFFTGDESGLLMVWKWLEVPKVASS, encoded by the exons ATGGATACAAAGTTTGCACGAAGGACTGAGCGCATTGGTAGAACAACATGCTCTTATTGGAGAGCTGGAAAATGTAACAGAAATCCATGCAGATTTGTGCACATAGAGACACCATCTCCACCTGCTGCTTGTGGTTATGGCAATACTGCATATAGCTACGGAAAAAAGCCCCATTCCTCCTCTGAGAATACCCCGAAATATGGTTCAAAGAAAGCATTGCTTAGAGATAATGGAGATAGAGGAGATGCAACAAGGGTTGCTAAGGCTTTCAAGAAATCATCACCAAGGATATGTAAATACTGGATCAACAACAATTGTGTACATGGTGAACAATGCCTGTATCTGCATTCATGGTTTCGTGGTGATGGGTTTTCCACAGTAACGAAACTTCAAGAACATAAGAAG GTTATCACTGGCATCGCACTTCCTGTTGGATCCGACAAACTTTATTCTGGCAGCACTGATGGGACAGTTAGGATATGGGACTGCCATACTGGTCAATGTGCTAAAGTCATCAATCTTGGTGCTGAGGTTACCTCTTTGATCAGTGAGGGGTCATGGATTTTTGTTGGTCTGCAAAATGCTGTCAAG GCTTGGAATATCCAGACCATGTCAGAATTTACTCTTGATGGACCCAAAGGCCGAGTCCGTGCCATGACTGTTGGCAACAATACACTCTTTGCTGGTGCAGAG gaTGGTGTCATTTTTGCTTGGAGAGGAAGCTCTAAAGCCGATTCTCCTTTTGAACTGGTTGCGTCTCTCACTGGCCACACTAAAGCAGTGGTTTGTCTGGCGGTTGGATGCAAGATGCTGTACTCCGGGTCCATGGACCAAAGCATAAAG GTCTGGGACATGGATACATTACAGTGTACAATGACACTAAATGATCATACTGATGCAGTCACATCCCTTATCTGTTGGGATCAATATCTGTTGTCAAGTTCATCTGACCGCACAATTAAAGTCTGGGCTTGCATTGAAGCAGGATCTTTGGAAGTGATATATACACACACCGAAGAAAAT gGTGTTGTTTCACTCTTTGGGATGCCTGATGCAGAGGGAAAGCCAATATTATTTTCCTCGTGCAGAGACAATTCAGTTCACAT ATTTTCAGAGAGGGGACGTTTATTTGCCAAGAAAGATGTGGCATTGATTGAGTTAGGTCCTGGTGGCCTCTTCTTCACTGGAGATGAGAGTGGTTTGCTGATGGTGTGGAAATGGTTGGAGGTACCCAAGGTGGCATCCTCTTGA
- the LOC100796090 gene encoding zinc finger CCCH domain-containing protein 48 isoform X1, which translates to MDTKFARRTERIGRTTCSYWRAGKCNRNPCRFVHIETPSPPAACGYGNTAYSYGKKPHSSSENTPKYGSKKALLRDNGDRGDATRVAKAFKKSSPRICKYWINNNCVHGEQCLYLHSWFRGDGFSTVTKLQEHKKVITGIALPVGSDKLYSGSTDGTVRIWDCHTGQCAKVINLGAEVTSLISEGSWIFVGLQNAVKAWNIQTMSEFTLDGPKGRVRAMTVGNNTLFAGAEDGVIFAWRGSSKADSPFELVASLTGHTKAVVCLAVGCKMLYSGSMDQSIKVWDMDTLQCTMTLNDHTDAVTSLICWDQYLLSSSSDRTIKVWACIEAGSLEVIYTHTEENGVVSLFGMPDAEGKPILFSSCRDNSVHMYELPSFSERGRLFAKKDVALIELGPGGLFFTGDESGLLMVWKWLEVPKVASS; encoded by the exons ATGGATACAAAGTTTGCACGAAGGACTGAGCGCATTGGTAGAACAACATGCTCTTATTGGAGAGCTGGAAAATGTAACAGAAATCCATGCAGATTTGTGCACATAGAGACACCATCTCCACCTGCTGCTTGTGGTTATGGCAATACTGCATATAGCTACGGAAAAAAGCCCCATTCCTCCTCTGAGAATACCCCGAAATATGGTTCAAAGAAAGCATTGCTTAGAGATAATGGAGATAGAGGAGATGCAACAAGGGTTGCTAAGGCTTTCAAGAAATCATCACCAAGGATATGTAAATACTGGATCAACAACAATTGTGTACATGGTGAACAATGCCTGTATCTGCATTCATGGTTTCGTGGTGATGGGTTTTCCACAGTAACGAAACTTCAAGAACATAAGAAG GTTATCACTGGCATCGCACTTCCTGTTGGATCCGACAAACTTTATTCTGGCAGCACTGATGGGACAGTTAGGATATGGGACTGCCATACTGGTCAATGTGCTAAAGTCATCAATCTTGGTGCTGAGGTTACCTCTTTGATCAGTGAGGGGTCATGGATTTTTGTTGGTCTGCAAAATGCTGTCAAG GCTTGGAATATCCAGACCATGTCAGAATTTACTCTTGATGGACCCAAAGGCCGAGTCCGTGCCATGACTGTTGGCAACAATACACTCTTTGCTGGTGCAGAG gaTGGTGTCATTTTTGCTTGGAGAGGAAGCTCTAAAGCCGATTCTCCTTTTGAACTGGTTGCGTCTCTCACTGGCCACACTAAAGCAGTGGTTTGTCTGGCGGTTGGATGCAAGATGCTGTACTCCGGGTCCATGGACCAAAGCATAAAG GTCTGGGACATGGATACATTACAGTGTACAATGACACTAAATGATCATACTGATGCAGTCACATCCCTTATCTGTTGGGATCAATATCTGTTGTCAAGTTCATCTGACCGCACAATTAAAGTCTGGGCTTGCATTGAAGCAGGATCTTTGGAAGTGATATATACACACACCGAAGAAAAT gGTGTTGTTTCACTCTTTGGGATGCCTGATGCAGAGGGAAAGCCAATATTATTTTCCTCGTGCAGAGACAATTCAGTTCACATGTATGAATTGCCTTC ATTTTCAGAGAGGGGACGTTTATTTGCCAAGAAAGATGTGGCATTGATTGAGTTAGGTCCTGGTGGCCTCTTCTTCACTGGAGATGAGAGTGGTTTGCTGATGGTGTGGAAATGGTTGGAGGTACCCAAGGTGGCATCCTCTTGA
- the LOC100796622 gene encoding zinc finger CCCH domain-containing protein 48, whose protein sequence is MDTKFARRTERIGSTTCSYWRAGRCNRNRCRFLHIETPSPPAACGYGNTAYSYGKKPHSSSENTPKYGSKKALLGDNGDRGDATRVAKAFKKSSPRICKYWINNNCVHGEQCLYLHSWFRGDGFSTVTKLHEHKKVITGIALPVGSDKLYSGSTDGTVRIWDCHTGQCAKVINLGAEVTSLISEGSWIFVGLQNAVKAWNIQTMSEFTLDGPKGRVRAMTVGNNTLFAGAEDGVIFAWRGSSKADSPFELVASLTGHTKAVVCLAVGCKMMYSGSMDQSIKVWDMDTLQCTMTLNDHTDVVTSLICWDQYLLSSSSDRTIKVWACIEAGSLEVIYTHTEENGVVSLFGMSDAEGKPILFSSCRDNSVHMYELPSFSERGRLFANKDVALIELGPGGLFFTGDESGLLMVWKWLEVPKVASS, encoded by the exons ATGGATACAAAGTTTGCACGAAGGACTGAGCGCATTGGTAGTACAACATGCTCTTATTGGAGAGCTGGAAGATGTAACAGGAATCGTTGCAGATTTTTGCACATAGAGACACCATCTCCCCCTGCTGCTTGTGGTTATGGCAATACTGCATATAGCTACGGAAAAAAGCCCCATTCCTCCTCTGAGAATACCCCGAAATATGGTTCAAAGAAAGCATTGCTTGGAGATAATGGAGATAGAGGAGATGCAACAAGGGTTGCTAAGGCTTTCAAGAAATCATCACCAAGGATATGTAAATACTGGATCAACAACAATTGTGTACATGGTGAACAATGCCTGTATCTGCATTCATGGTTTCGTGGTGATGGGTTTTCCACAGTAACGAAACTTCATGAACATAAGAAG GTTATCACTGGCATCGCACTTCCTGTTGGATCCGACAAACTTTATTCTGGCAGCACTGATGGGACAGTTAGGATATGGGACTGCCATACTGGTCAATGTGCTAAAGTCATCAATCTTGGTGCTGAGGTTACCTCTTTGATCAGTGAGGGGTCATGGATTTTTGTTGGTCTGCAAAATGCTGTCAAG GCTTGGAATATCCAGACCATGTCAGAGTTTACTCTTGATGGACCCAAAGGCCGAGTCCGTGCCATGACTGTTGGCAACAATACACTCTTTGCTGGTGCAGAG gaTGGTGTCATTTTTGCTTGGAGAGGAAGCTCTAAAGCCGATTCTCCTTTTGAACTGGTTGCGTCACTCACTGGCCACACTAAAGCAGTGGTTTGTCTGGCGGTTGGATGCAAGATGATGTACTCCGGGTCCATGGACCAAAGCATAAAG GTCTGGGACATGGATACATTACAGTGTACAATGACACTAAATGATCATACTGACGTAGTCACATCCCTTATCTGTTGGGATCAATATCTGTTGTCAAGTTCATCTGACCGCACAATTAAGGTCTGGGCTTGCATTGAAGCAGGATCTTTGGAAGTGATATATACACACACCGAAGAAAAT gGTGTTGTTTCACTTTTTGGGATGTCTGATGCAGAGGGAAAGCCAATATTATTTTCCTCGTGCAGAGACAATTCAGTTCACATGTATGAATTGCCATC ATTTTCAGAGAGGGGACGTTTATTTGCCAATAAAGATGTGGCATTAATTGAGTTAGGTCCTGGTGGCCTCTTCTTCACTGGAGATGAGAGTGGTTTGCTGATGGTATGGAAATGGTTGGAGGTACCCAAGGTGGCATCCTCATGA